The sequence CCGCAACAAACATCATGATCAGAATAAATAAAATATAACTCATCCAAAAAGATGACAGAACTGCCGTCGTGAGAATCATGACTACGGCAAGGCCGAGACATGACGTGATGATAATTACCTTACGGCCGATGCGATCGGAAAGGCGGCCGGCATTCGGGCCGGTGATAACCGAGGCGATACCGCCCACGAAAAAAAGCGACGCGATCTCGTGCCCGCTTACTCCGAAGACTCCCGTAAGCCATGTCGGAAGATAAACGACGTATAGGGAAAAACCCGCATACATCACACCATAAATCGCGGCAGTGGCTGCGATTTGAGGTGTTCGAATCATCGTTAGATATTTTTTTAGAACGGTTGTGACCGTCAATGCGCCGTTATGCCTCTGAACAGCCGGCTGCGGCACTACCAGCCAGATCAGCAGAAACGCCGCGAACATCGTGACGGCAAAAAGTGAAAACGGGCCATACACGCCATACCATTCTGCTAAAACGGTTCCCATAGGAACGCCCATGATCTGCCCCGCGGCAATGCCCGTCGCGATCCAGCCATTCGCCCATCCCCTGCGTTCGTACGGAAAATAATCGCCGACATATGAAACCGACGCGCCGCTGAGTATGCCGCCTGCCGCGCCGGCAACCGCGCGAGCCGTGAGGAAAGAATAATAATCAAATGCGAGGTTATGCAATGCTAACGCGCACGCCATCGCGCCCGTACCGAAAAGCAGAATCCGCCGCCGCCCGACTTTATCG comes from bacterium and encodes:
- a CDS encoding MFS transporter, encoding MLTQKSNDNLVIASLWLLMFSASSQLMIIAPILPQIGKQLNIDIAIQGTLVTSYALMLGIFALVMGPISDKVGRRRILLFGTGAMACALALHNLAFDYYSFLTARAVAGAAGGILSGASVSYVGDYFPYERRGWANGWIATGIAAGQIMGVPMGTVLAEWYGVYGPFSLFAVTMFAAFLLIWLVVPQPAVQRHNGALTVTTVLKKYLTMIRTPQIAATAAIYGVMYAGFSLYVVYLPTWLTGVFGVSGHEIASLFFVGGIASVITGPNAGRLSDRIGRKVIIITSCLGLAVVMILTTAVLSSFWMSYILFILIMMFVAARISPFQALVSEIVPDEQRGAMMSLTIALGQIGLGLGGAAAGIIYTGLGFASNTFFGAASVLLMAILVWRFIAEPELKKKTVKSSPMLHVIPEKQAVS